The genomic interval ATTTTCCCTTGCCAACTTGGTAGGGTATGGCGTTTCTTTGCTCTAATTATCTATTTGTAACAGTTTATCACCTCTGTAGGACAGCAGTAGCAACatccaaatttttttataaacttGGACATAATTTGTCAATTTCCCCGTCATGTATGCTCACCTGCAACAAAAATGCAGAAATTCCTCCTTACTTTTTGTAGGAACACTCCcttagtaaaaatttaaattgtttagcTGGGCATGTGCATCTAAAGCTTTTTAACATTGATTCTAATGTTAATGGAATTCTAGAGATGGTTTACATAATGCACTTTGTATGATTTTGTTGGGAGATTCCTCCATTCATTTTCTAGTTATCAAGATTACCATTTTTCCCTTTGTAGGCTGAGGCAGAACTTATTTCTTCCATTGTCACTTTCTTCAAGAGAATTGGAATCTCGGAGTCAGATGTTGGCTTTAAGGTTTCAAGCCGAAAGgtatcattattttatccttGCATGGAATGGACCGTTTGAGGTCTTTCATGGCTTCCGTGAATACATTCATTGACCTTCTTCAAGTGTTAAGGttaaaatgctatattttattGGTGCTCTCTTTCATGCATTATGTTTTACTTATAGAATTGCAACTTGCATTCACTCTTGATAATATTCTGTGAGTTTGTAATTCATAACTACTTCATAGGTATTGCAAGAAGTATTAAGGTGCTACTCGGTACCTGAAAATTTGTTTGGCAAGGTCTGCATTGTCATTGACAAGGTTAGTTGTTTAGTATTTATGATGTATATAGTGCTGAGTTTTATTCTCTTAGTCCTGGACTAGCTTTTTCTTAACACTTTCTGGTCTTTGGgttctattttttttgtttaagttTGATGGGAATGTCTTAATGTAGCATCTTAtcctttctttatttatttatgcatttgtgatttaatgaattttattttatttttgttggttttgttGTTCTTGAAACAGATTGAAAAGATTCCGATAGATGAGATTAAGAGAGAGTTGAAGGCTACTGGGTTATCGGAAGAGGCTATTGAGGAACTATTGCAAGTTCTTTCCATAAAGTCATTGACAAAGTTGGAAGGTTGGTTTTTCCACAATTTTATGATATgttatttgatattattttctttagcCAAGAAAAAAGGCAAGTACTCTCCTTTCCTCTctagaaaaaaaaggtaaaaagtcAACTCTGTTACAGGTTTACCCTATATGAAGGCAGTTTAAACAAATGTCATTTCCAGCTTCAGGTTTTTCTCTACCATATATCTGGTTGAACTGTTAGCTAATTGGTCTAGTTGACCTTCTACATGTCTCTTATTATGTCATATTTCTAATGGGATGTTGTGTCACAAATTGATGCTATTGACTTCGACagaatctctctctctctctctctctctctctctctcacacacacacacacacacatcactctctttttttcctttggacACAGGGTTGGTGGNNNNNNNNNNNNNNNNNNNNNNNNNNNNNNNNNNNNNNNNNNNNNNNNNNNNNNNNNNNNNNNNNNNNNNNNNNNNNNNNNNNNNNNNNNNNNNNNNNNNNNNNNNNNNNNNNNNNNNNNNNNNNNNNNNNNNNNNNNNNNNNNNNNNNNNNNNNNNNNNNNNNNNNNNNNNNNNNNNNNNNNNNNNNNNNNNNNNNNNNNNNNNNNNNNNNNNNNNNNNNNNNNNNNNNNNNNNNNNNNNNNNNNNNNNNNNNNNNNNNNNNNNNNNNNNNNNNNNNNNNNNNNNNNNNNNNNNNNNNNNNNNNNNNNNNNNNNNNNNNNNNNNNNNNNNNNNNNNNNNNNNNNNNNNNNNNNNNNNNNNNNNNNNNNNNNNNNNNNNNNNNNNNNNNNNNNNNNNNNNNNNNNNNNNNNNNNNNNNNNNNNNNNNNNNNNNNNNNNNNNNNNNNNNNNNNNNNNNNNNNNNNNNNNNNNNNNNNNNNNNNNNNNNNNNNNNNNNNNNNNNNNNNNNNNNNNNNNNNNNNNNNNNNNNNNNNNNNNNNNNNNNNNNNNNNNNNNNNNNNNNNNNNNNNNNNNNNNNNNNNNNNNNNNNNNNNNNNNNNNNNNNNNNNNNNNNNNNNNNNNNNNNNNNNNNNNNNNNNNNNNNNNNNNNNNNNNNNNNNNNNNNNNNNNNNNNNNNNNNNNNNNNNNNNNNNNNNNNNNNNNNNNNNNNNNNNNNNNNNNNNNNNNNNNNNNNNNNNNNNNNNNNNNNNNNNNNNNNNNNNNNNNNNNNNNNNNNNNNNNNNNNNNNNNNNNNNNNNNNNNNNNNNNNNNNNNNNNNNNNNNNNNNNNNNNNNNNNNNNNNNNNNNNNNNNNNNNNNNNNNNNNNNNNNNNNNNNNNNNNNNNNNNNNNNNNNNNNNNNNNNNNNNNNNNNNNNNNNNNNNNNNNNNNNNNNNNNNNNNNNNNNNNNNNNNNNNNNNNNNNNNNNNNNNNNNNNNNNNNNNNNNNNNNNNNNNNNNNNNNNNNNNNNNNNNNNNNNNNNNNNNNNNNNNNNNNNNNNNNNNNNNNNNNNNNNNNNNNNNNNNNNNNNNNNNNNNNNNNNNNNNNNNNNNNNNNNNNNNNNNNNNNNNNNNNNNNNNNNNNNNNNNNNNNNNNNNNNNNNNNNNNNNNNNNNNNNNNNNNNNNNNNNNNNNNNNNNNNNNNNNNNNNNNNNNNNNNNNNNNNNNNNNNNNNNNNNNNNNNNNNNNNNNNNNNNNNNNNNNNNNNNNNNNNNNNNNNNNNNNNNNNNNNNNNNNNNNNNNNNNNNNNNNNNNNNNNNNNNNNNNNNNNNNNNNNNNNNNNNNNNNNNNNNNNNNNNNNNNNNNNNNNNNNNNNNNNNNNNNNNNNNNNNNNNNNNNNNNNNNNNNNNNNNNNNNNNNNNNNNNNNNNNNNNNNNNNNNNNNNNNNNNNNNNNNNNNNNNNNNNNNNNNNNNNNNNNNNNNNNNNNNNNNNNNNNNNNNNNNNNNNNNNNNNNNNNNNNNNNNNNNNNNNNNNNNNNNNNNNNNNNNNNNNNNNNNNNNNNNNNNNNNNNNNNNNNNNNNNNNNNNNNNNNNNNNNNNNNNNNNNNNNNNNNNNNNNNNNNNNNNNNNNNNNNNNNNNNNNNNNNNNNNNNNNNNNNNNNNNNNNNNNNNNNNNNNNNNNNNNNNNNNNNNNNNNNNNNNNNNNNNNNNNNNNNNNNNNNNNNNNNNNNNNNNNNNNNNNNNNNNNNNNNNNNNNNNNNNNNNNNNNNNNNNNNNNNNNNNNNNNNNNNNNNNNNNNNNNNNNNNNNNNNNNNNNNNNNNNNNNNNNNNNNNNNNNNNNNNNNNNNNNNNNNNNNNNNNNNNNNNNNNNNNNNNNNNNNNNNNNNNNNNNNNNNNNNNNNNNNNNNNNNNNNNNNNNNNNNNNNNNNNNNNNNNNNNNNNNNNNNNNNNtatatatatatatatgtactttaaatagaaatatatttactttttattatgtattaacattgcaaaaattataactcataaaattattaattacagtatatatacctttgtttatataaacttataaccGATAAATCTAAAGAGAAGTTATGAGATTAGAAAAGTTAATTGGGTAATTGGGTACCCatgaagaagattttaataatttttttatttaatcgggTATTTAAACGGGTTAGGGTACTTATAGGGTAGTGGGAATGTTTTAGGGCTAGGGTTAAGGTAGTAGGGTTAgggtatttgatttttaatagggttagggttcGGGTACCCTACTCGTTGACATCCCTACAGATGGATTTAATAAATATCAGTAAATTATGGATCATTATGGTATGACACGTCAGGTTATTCATGTCTCATTTTGCTCTCATTTCCTCATTTTACAACTATATTCTCTTTACCATCCATGGTTGATTTGcttttaaatatcttttatttatgCTCTTTTGGCCTTTTGGGTGTGCTTCTGTGGATGTGCTTGTGGCTATTTTGGCGATGTGGGGATTGTGGTTCAAAGTTGCTCAAGGAAAAGGGGCTTCTACCAGAACTCAGCCTTGAAGTAGACAACATTGTGTGTGCTCTGGATTATGATCTTCAAGGAGTAGCTGCTACAGTTGCTACTAAACTCAGGGGAAAAGGCCAAAGTGTTGACTTGGTCTTGGAGAGCAAACCGCTTAAATGGTACTAATGCCAACAATGCCCTTTTAGATTCTAAATTTGAGCAGAGCTTTTGTCCAATTCCTTTCATGTCTTGAGTTAtcattattttgatttcatACCTGTTTTCTTTTAGGGTGTTCAAACGAGCTGCACGGGCAAATGCAGAAAGACTAATATTGGTAGGAAATACTGAGTGGCAAAAGGGTATGGTTGGTGTAAAAATCCTTTCTTCTGGTGAACAATATGAGATTAAGCTGGATGAACTAGAGTGAAAAAGATGACTCATTTGGCAATTTCTATGTTCATGCTGAATGGACATGTTTCTCAGTTTTGtcaattcaattatttttctcCAACTTTACGTGATCCTTGTGGccggaaaaagaaaaaccctttATGTGCAACCTGTATGTATTTTGagatattaataaaatctatttatttaGAAACAGTGAAATGAGGTGGGGGATTGATCAGATCAGTGAAAATGAACTTTAGAAATCATAGGTTTGGTTTTAGAGTTGACAAAATACATCTCCGACATGGTTTTCTGCTACTATATGCATACTCATGCCTATCCGTCGGCATATATAACAAATTACCatatgtaataaattcattctATAATCTAGTTGATCTaatatttacttatatttTGTATGTAATTAGCATTCTAGGGAACAACTTGCAGCTGCTTATGGAGGCAAACGTGGCTTGACTTTCAATTCGATGCAAACGTTCCCACGTATCCCAATCCCATCACGAAGAAGGCCACAGCTTGCAGGGACAGATACAAGAAAAAATGGTCTCTTCCATAGATTGCACGATATAGCATAAATATTCCCAGTACGAGTTCCAAGACGTGGATCCTGTTTTTCAAACGTATATGTCAAAAGCTTGCCAGTTAAACAGTAAGGAATTAACAAGTTGCGATTTAACTTGTCTCGTAAATATATCCAGCTGTTGAAACCTCAACTTATTAATACCTTTCTTCTCCAACCCGAAATCTGGATTTCTTCAACATTTTGGTGCTGTTCTTCTGCTTTCCAGTGTTCCCTAGCTTTTCAGTCACCACCCATTCGTTGACACGGTTTGCTTCCAGGAGTCCGATAATCGCTGCCTTAGTTCGATGCAGTGACATGACATTCTCAAACAGAATCCAGAAAATCAGAAGATGGATGGACCTGTCCGCTTAACATAAGCACCATTAAAATGGACATGTTTTTACAAGGTTGAAACTGAACACTTTGATATGGTATTAATTCCAGTTACCTTGGGGTGCAGACTGCATTGAGAATGGAAATGGTGGCTGGAATGTAAATGGCTATTGGCTTTGTCAGGTGTACTTCATGAACCAGAACAGTTGTTGGAATTACTATGcagtaaaagaagaaagtgacCCAATGTGCAATTATCATCCTCACGAAGAAGGATGCATAGATGACATGAATCTCTTAAAGATCGATACTCTCTGCATAATTATTGAGTTAGCTTTGGAGATTGTTCGCTGGAATTTAAGCCGATGGCCTGGAGGGAGACGGTGGAGTAACTCACTTCACAAAAGATGATTTCTTTAGTCATCTCCTGAAGAGATTGGCTGGGCCGCATGACCAGCGATGCCGTTGGTATCGATATGCTTTGAAAGTGCTTGGAAGTTCATTTCTGACCCACCAATATGGaaaaattaagatgataaaAGGATTATACCATAGACTGGGATTAAAACATGGAAATGGGAGGTTGCAGTTTTAGAATCCAGGGTGACTAATGCAGGAACGGGATCCAGTTGGGAAACTTGCTGCAAGGTCCCCCACAAAGAGAAATTTCCAGTACTAGCTCTCACCGCAAGATCCATGTCTTCCACTGTGGTTCGATCTTTCCATCCACCAGCATCATTAATGGCTTGAATCCTCCAAACACCTGCAGTCCCTATATTTATAAGTAGTCAATTAAAGATATATAGTCACCTGCCAAAGCCAAATGTGATTTTACTCTACAGATATTGCTGTTTGGTTTGTACCATTGAAGCCAAAGAATGAACAAGTCGAGGAGCCCACTTCCTGCTCGACATTAAAGTCATAGTCTAGCGACATTTCTTGGAGGCGAGTCACAAGGCATTCATCAGCATTTACTACAGAGAACAAACTGAATAACAATTTCCTTAAAATTCACCCCAAATAAGTGCTAAATTCCATTCAAACTACTTCCAAATATTCATGCTTCAAGTAGTTTAGAGTTGATGAATAGAATTTAATCTCGTTCTATGGCTTTATTACCAATTTCCATCTGGCCTGAACCAAACCCAACTCAGGATTCTCTAGCACATAAGGAACAGTCCCCCAAAGAAAATCCTTGTCAGGCTGGAAGTCTGCATCAAAGATCACCACGAACTCACAATTTTGACATATTGCTTctctaaaccttccttaagAGCACCGGCCTTGTAGCCATTCCTATTGTTCCTGGTTTCATACTTCACATTTACACCTTTTTCTATCCATTTCCGACACTCGAATTCTATCAGTTCCTGTTGGTATCATGCTTCAAGTCATTTAACGTTCACAGATTAATTAGAAGGGCTGATTAATAAGTTTAATGGTGATTGAAGATATACCCTTAAAACTTCATTGGTGGAGACAACAAGAACTTGAACTATCAGACGAGGGGATGGCCATGACAGCCCGCATGCAGCTCCAATGGAGAGCTTGTACACCTCCAAagcaaacaaataaattaatggcGCTAATTATTTCTGGATACTTATTTGTTTCAAGTGATATCATCACATTCACAAGTCTCTCAAGATTCTCAAAATGGATGAGACCATAGCCACCTAATTCGCAACAAGCCCGGGCTTTTAATTATAAGTTGCTTCACCAAATCTGTTTATGGCTAATTGCCTGatttacaaattattttttcttctgaACTTTTGGCATAAgccaaaatacaaaaaaaaaaaggtataaTACCTCAAAAAATCTTAAGTTATTCAAAAAgattcatataaataatattatttattaagttcaaTTAAAGCTttatacaaatttttattttaaattaaaaaaattcttaaaactaattaaactgttgttaattaaaaatgacatattgttttttttttaaaatttctacttCTTCAACATTAGATTATGTAACATCTATTAATAGTTTAATTTCTATCTAGGagtaaaatttatttctatgcttttgacttaatttatcttcttc from Theobroma cacao cultivar B97-61/B2 chromosome 5, Criollo_cocoa_genome_V2, whole genome shotgun sequence carries:
- the LOC108661850 gene encoding histidine--tRNA ligase, chloroplastic/mitochondrial-like, which translates into the protein MVDLLLNIFYLCSFGLLGVLLWMCLWLFWRCGDCGSKLLKEKGLLPELSLEVDNIVCALDYDLQGVAATVATKLRGKGQSVDLVLESKPLKWVFKRAARANAERLILVGNTEWQKGMVGVKILSSGEQYEIKLDELE